A window of Longimicrobium sp. genomic DNA:
CACAGCGCGGCGAGCGCCATGCACGCTGCGCGTACGGAGCGGATGCTCGTCACGTGATTTCGGCTCCTGGGGGTGTGATCACCAGACTTCGACAGGTCCTGCCGGCCCTTCCACACGGGTCGCGACAAGGAGGCGATCAGCCGCCGCCCGCCGCGATTCCCGTCCTACCGCACCACGATCAGCCCCTTCATGGGGTTGGCCATCCCGCCGTTGCGGTCGTACATGTGCGGCACGCAGAAGTAGGGATAGCGCCCCGGCTTCGCGCCCTCGAAGGAGATGGTGTAGCTGGCGTTGGGCTCCGACATGAGTGGCCCCCAGAGCCGCTGGATCTGGTCGGGCATGTTGGTCTCGAGCACGTGGTCCATCCCCGCCGGCAGCGTGGCGGGGTCGAACGACACGTTGTGCGGCCCGCCCGCCACGTTGATGAAGCGCACCCGGTCGCCGGGGTGGATGGTGAGCACCGCCGGCTGGAACTTCGGCACGGGGCCGTCCATCAGCATGCGCACATCGTGCGTCACCGGCGGAGGCGCGGAGGCGCGCACCTCGCCGCGCGGCGCGAAGGCGGCCAGAAGCAGCACGCCGGCGGCCAGCATCGATCCGATCTTCCCGTTCATCGCCTGCTTCTTTCGTCGTGGGGAATTGGGATCTGTCTCACGGGCACCACCACGCGGCTGCGGCGAAGAAGCGGACGCGCGGGTGGATTCGGTGCACGAGACAAAGCACGTCCGGTACCCGATCTTCGTACGCACGCTTTCTCACACCTAAGCCATTGCGGGATGGGATGATGAACGGTGTGGGTGGCAGTTGGATGTTTCCGGAAAACCTGCACCCGTGTCTCGCCCCGCTACACGCTGTTCCGGTCGGGGACAGGGTAGGGATATATGCCCTGACAGTGCGGTAACTACTAATCTTGTACTAACTCTCCCTAATTTAGTAGATTACTCACAACTACTAAATTGGTACGGGTTAGTAGTTCACTAGTACTTCAGGAGTCTGATGAAGATTCCCATGCCTCCGCCTGGTTTCGCAGACCTGCTCAACTCGGTGCGCGCGAATCGCTTGATCGCGAGTATGAGCGCGATTCGCGACGCTGCGACCGAGTACCATCACTGGGATGAGCTACGGCACCGTACCCCGCCAGGCGGCCTGTCGACATCCGAATGGTGGCTCGCCCTGAAGCTGGCACGCAGGTCCGCC
This region includes:
- a CDS encoding plastocyanin/azurin family copper-binding protein — its product is MNGKIGSMLAAGVLLLAAFAPRGEVRASAPPPVTHDVRMLMDGPVPKFQPAVLTIHPGDRVRFINVAGGPHNVSFDPATLPAGMDHVLETNMPDQIQRLWGPLMSEPNASYTISFEGAKPGRYPYFCVPHMYDRNGGMANPMKGLIVVR